The genomic window TTATGAAGTAAAAATACTTGTTTCAATGGGCCACCTAATACTTCTATTTCTGCAGAAATCACATCTTCAACTTTAAAACCTATTGTATTATTTGCGTCTATAATTTTTGCGATTAGAAGCTTTCCAACAGATAAAAAACCTGGATAACTACCAGCTTTAGGTAATTCTAAAATTACGATCTTTACTTCATCATTTTCATTTAAAACATCAACAACAGCAGCTTTAATAATCGTGTTATTTGGTGTAAATTCCATAGTTTTATATTTAAATAATTAAAGCCTAGATTAATTTTATTAAAACTAATCTAGGCTTATAAAGATATTACTTTTTTGTAGATGATTTTGTTGATCGTGTTGTTTTCTTAGTCGATTTAATAGCATCAACCTCATCTAAACTCATCGGTTCTGGAAGTCCTTCTCCGCCAGTATCAATACTAAGCGAAGCTTCCATATCATTAGGGCTTGGAGCAAATACATCTGCGACAGAGTCTGCACTTTCAAAGTATTCGGGACTTGGCGCTACCATATCTCCTAGACTTCCTGAAGGACTTTCATGATCCATTAAGCTAGGTGTTGGAACTTGCCCTTCAAAACCATCCAATGTACTTGTTTCTATAATATTTGGTATTGGTATTTGGCCTTCTAAACTCCCGCTAGTAGCAGAACCTAAATTCACTTTACCTTCACCCATATTAAAATTTATTGTCATCATAATTTCTATGTTTTTAAATATTAATACTTCGATTTACAGGTATAATGTACTTATGAGGTTTGATGCATCTGTACTACCAGTAACCGTTTTATTATTTCCTCTGGCTACGTTTAAAATTATAAAAATATTAGTAACACCATCGGTAGATAATTGACCTATTTTACGCCATCCTAAAGTTTCAATATTTGCCCATGCATTTTTACTATGTGGTGATGCATAAGTTCTCAATACTTTTTTATTTGAAAAATTCATAATTTAAAATTTTATAGATTAATAATTCTTTTTATTGTGTAGTTCGCTGTTAATTATATTCGAATTCCCGAATTTAGTTTAAGTATGCAATATGGATATGAGAGCTATCAATACTAGCTGTTACCGTTGTGTTTTTTGCTCTTGCTATATTTAACAGAAGAAAAACGTTGGTTACACCATCGGCTGTAAGAATATTTACTTTTCGCCACCCAATAGATTCTATATAAGCCCATGCATTTTTACTATGTGGTGATGCATAAGTTCGCGTTATCTTTTTAGTTACCCATGTTGTACCTCCAGATCCTGCAGTAACATTAGCTGTAATGTTGTTTCCAGATCGTGTAATATCTATAACTTTTACTTTAGAATCTGTATTAGCATAAGTTTTACTATTTGGGCTCGATGTGTTTGTAAACGCTTTGTTTGTTGCTAAAGGAAACACATCAGACGCATCACCACTATTGGCATTTGTGTTTAAATGTCGGCTACCATCAGCTTGTTCAATATCTACTAGATAATTGTTCTCATCGGTATTGTTTCCTTTGGTATCATCGATGTGCTCTATAATCATACCTTCACCAGGAAGATGTGCATCAAAACCATTTTTTTGACGATTAGATAACAAAAAGTATTCCTGACTATTAGCACTGCCAATAGGTAGTTTAATAATATCCTTATTGTTATGATATGGTTTAAGCGTAATATTTTTTGTATCATTAAAAACTACTGTAGGTGCTACCCAACCACATTTAACTTTACACCAAGCCGTTGGATGTGCAGGGGTATGACCGCCGTTATTCCAACTTCCTCCAGCCATTAAATCCCAACGACCTGTACCTCTAGATGAGTAATCGGTATCGTATAAATCTGGTAAACCACATAGTAAATGTCCAAGCTCGTGAGCCATTACACCTACTCTACCATCTTCTGGCGCCATGAAATATCGGTTAATTTTTACGCCATCTACATTTTTTGGAGTAATACCCCATTTATGTGACCAAAAATCTGACTTGTTACCAGACGATTCTCCACCTGTACCAGCACAAATCACAATTAAAGCTTCAACAAACCCATCTCCGCTGTTGTCATAATTACTAAAATTAACGTGTGGATTTGCTAAATCAATAACATCCTCAACACATTTTTGTGCGTTTTTGGGATACGATCCAAAACCAAAGTCATTATTAGTGTAATAGGCTTTTGTTCTTGGTGCTCTAAACCATCCAGATGTTGCTCCGTTTTGGCCTTTTACTTCACCTATAACATTTAAATTTCCGTATGAAGCTTCTTTATAAAAATCACGCATACTTCCAGTAGCATAGGTGTTTTGAGAAAAAAGCATATTATTAAAATGTGCTTGATTTTCCACAGCTTTTTTATCTGAAAAATCGACAAGTAATACAATAGCACGTTTAGTACCTGTTACTGGTGCTTGGTTTAAAGACTCAGAGTGGTCGTGTGCTCTTGTACGTTTAGAGCGGGTCGTTATTAAGGTAAACGTACTCATGTCTAAAATATCGATATCATCAATATCTTCGAATCCAGTTTCCTTAAGGATTTTCTTTTTTGTGCTTCTTATTTTATCCTCCAATTCTGGTGATGGCGGACAAATACATAAGCATTCTTGATGTTTATTCATCTATTCAAAATTTATAAATTAAGTTACTCTTTAATGGATTTTCACTTTCCTCCAATTATGCTTTTTCAAAGTTAGTTCTGCAATACTTTTTACACAATACCCAAGGTTAGGTATTTTAATATAAATCGCTTATTTTCAAATACATATAGTATTATATGTTCTAGGTTTTAGACATTATTATATATCCAAAAACAAAATATTCTAAGTATCTATTTTAACAAGCTTATTATTGATTTACCTCAAAATTTATTAAAAAAACAAAAGGAAATATCTTTTTATAAAATGAAGATTATATGAGGTTGAAAGCATAAACGTAACGCATAATATGTGTAAACGATTTAATGCTTAATTTAAAGTTGATATTTTTCCGATGTTGCTCAACAGTACTTCTACTAATAAAAAGTTGTTCTGCTATGTTTGGATTGTTGAAGCCTTTACCAAGAAGTTGAATTATTTCTTTTTCCCGTTTGGTTAGTTTATTAAATTTTTCAGAATTCTTTTTAACGAATTGTAACTCTTCTTTTATTCTGAA from Algibacter sp. L1A34 includes these protein-coding regions:
- a CDS encoding M6 family metalloprotease domain-containing protein, encoding MNKHQECLCICPPSPELEDKIRSTKKKILKETGFEDIDDIDILDMSTFTLITTRSKRTRAHDHSESLNQAPVTGTKRAIVLLVDFSDKKAVENQAHFNNMLFSQNTYATGSMRDFYKEASYGNLNVIGEVKGQNGATSGWFRAPRTKAYYTNNDFGFGSYPKNAQKCVEDVIDLANPHVNFSNYDNSGDGFVEALIVICAGTGGESSGNKSDFWSHKWGITPKNVDGVKINRYFMAPEDGRVGVMAHELGHLLCGLPDLYDTDYSSRGTGRWDLMAGGSWNNGGHTPAHPTAWCKVKCGWVAPTVVFNDTKNITLKPYHNNKDIIKLPIGSANSQEYFLLSNRQKNGFDAHLPGEGMIIEHIDDTKGNNTDENNYLVDIEQADGSRHLNTNANSGDASDVFPLATNKAFTNTSSPNSKTYANTDSKVKVIDITRSGNNITANVTAGSGGTTWVTKKITRTYASPHSKNAWAYIESIGWRKVNILTADGVTNVFLLLNIARAKNTTVTASIDSSHIHIAYLN
- a CDS encoding peptidase M6 codes for the protein MNFSNKKVLRTYASPHSKNAWANIETLGWRKIGQLSTDGVTNIFIILNVARGNNKTVTGSTDASNLISTLYL
- a CDS encoding response regulator transcription factor — translated: MSTISNYQVRTILDGNNEDTINHLLQLLINDQSLHVAINEGWHQPSLKQNLTYNLSNERRSVTSDKKIQLSRKFFRIKEELQFVKKNSEKFNKLTKREKEIIQLLGKGFNNPNIAEQLFISRSTVEQHRKNINFKLSIKSFTHIMRYVYAFNLI